The DNA sequence GTCAGCCCACAGCCCACTGAGTGCGGACCGGATCCCCAAACTTTGGCTTCTGCCTCCTGGAGGCATGGATGGAAGGCGCTCAGAGTGGCCGTGGTCCCCACAGCAGGGCAGGTGAGGCCTGCTGGGCACCTCCAGGCTTGGCCGTCAGAGCTGGCCCACACATCCGCAGGTGAAGGGGGCAGCGCCAGAGGCCACGTTCAGCATGGCCGGGGAGGTAGGGGCCTCAGGGGGGGCGGCTCAGATGGACAGAgggactgggggtgggtgggcagagcCCCGAATGGATGGAGCCACACTGCAGGGACAGAGACCCAAGCAGGTGGAGCGGGTGGCGTGGACCGAGCCCTGCGGTGGTGAAGCAGCCCCTGGGGGCGTCTACACCACAAACTCCTCCGGGAGCTGGTCCTTCCGGAGCCGGCTGGGGGACAGGGAGTTCACGGACGCCCTCAGCCCGGGGTCCAAAGCTCGGCCGAGGGCACGGGCGCGGGGTGCCGGGCGTGGGGCGGGCTCGGGGCGCGTGTGGTCCAGGCTTCGGCTATGCTGGTCCACATGTCCAGCTGCCGCCTCGGGCTCCAGGATCTGCAGGCAGAGATGACGAGGAGCTGCCCCCTGTCTCAGTCCGGCTCCGTTTCCCTTCCCGCCCCCCTTAACTCACGCACGCAGCCAGGAAGACCCCCTACTCCAGGCCAAGCTCTCAGTCCCCCACCTGCCTTGTCCCCCAAAACCTCACCCACCCCCCCTGCCCACCAAGTCTCCTATGGGCCCTCTGGGGGGCCCCTGGCCTGACGGGAGACGAGGGAGAGAGCTGGCTGCCCGGCCCACGGGGGGACCTACCTGGTGTAGGGTGGCCTCAGCGCTCGGCGCCCTCAGGCTGACCAGCGTGACCTGCACCACAGCCAGCGGCTGCTGTGGGGAGGCTGCCGGGAGGAAGGGGTGTGAGCAGGGCCTGGGGACAGCCCTCTGCTCCTGGCAGAGGGGGGGCCCACCCCTGGGACCCACCTTGGAGATGAGATTGGGCACATCTGTGGCTCCACGCCCCCTACTCCTCCTGGGGCCTGGGGTCGCAGAGCGGCGGGCTGTGACCTCGGACCCCCGCCTGCAGGCCACCTGTGACCCCCCCATGCGAGGGGTGAGAGCCCCTTCAAGAAACGATGGTTTCTGTGGGCGACCTGGGCTCCTCCCCTCAGATGGTCCTCCAGGAGCCCCCCGGCCCCTGCGCCCGCCTGCCAGTTCCCACTGCCCATCCTTCCACACTGGCCGCTGAGGTTGTCCAAGTTCTGAcgtccaggaagatgccatgtTACTATTACTGACATTACTGCTCACGCTGGATCGAAGACCACACGCTCGGACAACGCCTCCGGGATGGAGGCCAGTCTGTCCTTTACCGGAGGACCAGACACTCAGAAGGTAGAGTGGGCAGGACGGCTTGATCCAAACccgctgtgtgaccctgggtgacCCTGGGTAGCACTGGGTGCTCCTGAATGATGCTCAGTGACCCTACATGACCTGAGTGACTCTGGGAGGCCTTGGGTGATGCTGGGTGCCCCTATCTAACCTTCGGTCACTCTAGGTGAACCTGGGTGGCCAGGCCCTGAGGCTTACATCCATTCTCCAAGGTGCTACAGATGCCCAAGGATTAGCAGAGTCTGTGTAACCTTCCTGGGGTGACCCCTTCAGGGCCGCCCACTCCCAGACCTACTGCGGAAGCATCTCCGAGGACCAGGAGCCCATGCTAAGCTGGGTGGGCGCTTGGTCCTGGAACTCCCACAAGCGGCCGAGTACAATCAGTGGCCGCCTGTCCTGTgacttctgctaaccctgggggcATCAAGAGAGAAAGCTGGCGGAACGCCTTCCTGCAGTGGGGTCTTTAACGAGGGACGCTGGCAGGGCCGGGCTCCCTACGAGGGACCCGCTGCAGGGGGCTGAGGGGCCGCCACCCGCCGTGTCCGCAGGGAGCCCggtcctccctgcccctccccgtcCGCCCCCTGGTGCAGGGACTCTCATGTGACCAAGTGTCCAGGAGCCAGGGTCACGCAGGCCCTGGCCCCCAGCGGTGCCCCCAGCGGCGGCTCAGCCGGAGTCTAGCCAGGCGGCAGGCTCCCCGTCCCCTGATCCCAGGTGTCCCCCACACGCCCACCTCTGCCTCCGTCGACCGTTCCAGGGCTGTTCTGGCTGCTGCTCGGGCTGCTGGGGGGCTCCTCTGCAGGGAGCGCCGCGACCCCCTCGGGCTCATCCACGGACATCTCCTCCGGCTCCGCGGGCCCCGTGCGCTGGGGGTTGACCTCGAAGCCCAGTGAGAGGGAGCTGCAGCGGCTGTCAGCCGAGAGGCGCGAGCGGAGACTCGGGGGGCGCCCGTCTGCCCCAGCCTGGTCCCCACTGCCTGCCGGCTCCGTGTCCTGGTCGGCGTCCCGCGCGTCGCTGACATAGGATTCCCGGTAGCACTGCTTCTCTGTGCGGGGAGGGGCGGCGGCCGTGAGAACAGCGCGGGGGGTGGAGGGGCCGCACGCTGGGGGAGGCCCTGGGGTCCGGCCTGCAGCCAGGCCCTGCGAGCCGAGGCCTCCCCGGAGGCGCGGTGGGGGGAAGGAAGTGCCACCCGAGACCAGGGCCCCCGTGTCCACTGTCACTGCCCGGGCCCCAGGC is a window from the Cervus canadensis isolate Bull #8, Minnesota chromosome 33, ASM1932006v1, whole genome shotgun sequence genome containing:
- the FRMD1 gene encoding FERM domain-containing protein 1 isoform X2 → MTEELRDVLVLLPTRERLRLSVGVQATGRELFQQVCDRTGIREAHFFGLSVVRNNEHVFMDLEQKLSKYFSKDWKRETRGPQGGGRPGAPFVAFLGVQYYVENGMLIRDRAARHLYYRHLKERVLRSHCVHREEAYFLLAAYGLQADLGNHRRAAHAGCYFQPQAYFPQWDKKEDQPTIILGLTLRGVQVFQEVNRTPQLLYDFPWPQVEKLAFLGEKFELWPHGQPAARRLVFRTGCAWRSRHLLRLLRTSHQLHLGLQQARQQLRQLEEAEEKQCYRESYVSDARDADQDTEPAGSGDQAGADGRPPSLRSRLSADSRCSSLSLGFEVNPQRTGPAEPEEMSVDEPEGVAALPAEEPPSSPSSSQNSPGTVDGGRGALTPRMGGSQVACRRGSEVTARRSATPGPRRSRGRGATDVPNLISKVGPRGGPPLCQEQRAVPRPCSHPFLPAASPQQPLAVVQVTLVSLRAPSAEATLHQILEPEAAAGHVDQHSRSLDHTRPEPAPRPAPRARALGRALDPGLRASVNSLSPSRLRKDQLPEEFVV